In one Corynebacterium bovis DSM 20582 = CIP 54.80 genomic region, the following are encoded:
- a CDS encoding DUF3566 domain-containing protein: MSTRPDVGQGGHGGHGGQGGHGGAADGGAGGVAGTGGTADGGAGDVTTAATSGTVVTRMREIRRVSPWSALRMGFALSVCLFAVWFIAAVLVFILMSVTGVWDRFNGILGDVTGFGDIGVAAVLGAVIAVGVFEVIVFTVLAPVVAVIYNACAEIVGGLRVEVATGVDDALSGDAVPAAADRDAAGDVAETGADDAANGVANGAADNAAQTGADTDADDAAWGRPTGGDDASGAGTDTAR; the protein is encoded by the coding sequence ATGAGCACCCGGCCCGACGTGGGCCAGGGTGGTCACGGTGGTCACGGTGGTCAGGGTGGTCACGGCGGCGCGGCTGACGGCGGCGCCGGCGGTGTCGCCGGGACCGGCGGTACGGCTGACGGTGGCGCCGGCGACGTGACCACCGCCGCCACCTCCGGCACGGTCGTGACACGCATGCGTGAGATCCGGCGGGTCTCGCCGTGGAGCGCCCTGCGGATGGGTTTCGCCTTGTCGGTGTGCCTGTTCGCGGTGTGGTTCATCGCCGCGGTGCTCGTGTTCATCCTCATGTCTGTCACGGGTGTGTGGGACAGGTTCAACGGCATCCTCGGGGACGTCACCGGCTTCGGCGACATCGGGGTGGCGGCTGTCCTCGGCGCCGTCATCGCGGTCGGGGTGTTCGAGGTCATCGTGTTCACCGTCCTCGCGCCCGTCGTGGCCGTCATCTACAACGCCTGTGCCGAGATCGTCGGCGGGCTGCGGGTCGAGGTCGCCACGGGTGTCGACGACGCCCTCAGCGGCGACGCCGTCCCCGCCGCCGCCGACCGGGACGCGGCCGGTGACGTGGCGGAGACCGGTGCGGACGACGCTGCGAATGGTGTCGCGAACGGTGCCGCCGACAACGCTGCCCAGACCGGCGCGGACACGGATGCCGACGACGCCGCGTGGGGCCGTCCGACCGGCGGCGACGACGCGAGCGGAGCCGGCACCGACACCGCACGGTGA
- a CDS encoding YbfB/YjiJ family MFS transporter, with the protein MTDTTTNRHAGALTGQVTSGFAVAMGIGRFVYTPILPLMATALALQPSSTSWIAAANYVGYLLGALLLSRRPAWVTTGLLRVSLVLVVVTLAAMPWSEGVVWFCVVRLISGLASAFVFVCLSHAAIDIGRRGGNPGLAYGGVGAGICLSGLLVLILGNVGWEGTWYASAVLAAVLTVPAWALRLDSHDATSPSDDASADEDQPQDPQAERVRTRSRRALLVTYFLEGAGYIIIGTYLVAIVKEATGSSSIATCVWVVAGLAAVVSPALWRRVRLATTARTTFTAAYVIQFVSALLPLLTGNAVAAFISAALFGATFMGITQLSIGEANALRMPSAPARMTTVYGIGQILGPVIVAPFISGGYGNAFLLASVLLAACALGSLVLPARRVA; encoded by the coding sequence ATGACTGACACCACGACGAACAGACACGCAGGCGCGCTGACGGGCCAGGTCACCTCCGGCTTCGCCGTCGCGATGGGCATCGGCCGATTCGTCTACACCCCGATCCTGCCGCTCATGGCCACCGCGCTGGCCCTCCAACCGTCGTCGACCTCCTGGATCGCCGCGGCGAACTACGTCGGCTACCTGCTCGGCGCACTCCTGCTCTCCCGCCGCCCGGCGTGGGTCACGACCGGGCTGCTGCGGGTGTCACTCGTGCTGGTCGTCGTGACCCTGGCGGCCATGCCCTGGTCCGAGGGCGTCGTGTGGTTCTGCGTGGTCCGCCTGATCTCGGGACTCGCGTCGGCCTTCGTGTTCGTCTGCCTGTCGCACGCCGCGATCGACATCGGCCGCAGGGGCGGCAACCCGGGCCTGGCCTACGGCGGCGTCGGCGCCGGCATCTGCCTGTCCGGCCTGCTCGTCCTCATCCTCGGCAACGTCGGCTGGGAGGGCACGTGGTACGCCTCCGCCGTCCTGGCCGCCGTCCTCACCGTCCCCGCCTGGGCACTCCGTCTGGACAGTCACGACGCCACCTCTCCGTCCGACGACGCCTCCGCCGACGAGGATCAGCCGCAGGATCCGCAGGCCGAGCGCGTGCGGACCCGCAGCCGCCGGGCCCTGCTCGTGACGTACTTCCTCGAGGGCGCCGGCTACATCATCATCGGCACGTACCTGGTGGCGATCGTCAAGGAGGCGACCGGCAGCAGCAGCATCGCCACCTGCGTCTGGGTGGTCGCCGGCCTCGCCGCCGTCGTCTCCCCGGCGCTGTGGCGGCGGGTCCGTCTCGCCACCACCGCGCGCACGACCTTCACCGCCGCCTACGTGATCCAGTTCGTCTCGGCACTGCTGCCGCTGCTCACCGGCAACGCGGTCGCGGCGTTCATCTCCGCGGCGCTGTTCGGCGCGACGTTCATGGGGATCACCCAGCTCTCCATCGGCGAGGCCAACGCGCTGCGGATGCCCAGCGCACCCGCGCGCATGACCACCGTCTACGGCATCGGGCAGATCCTCGGCCCGGTCATCGTCGCCCCGTTCATCTCCGGCGGGTACGGCAACGCGTTCCTCCTCGCCTCCGTGCTCCTCGCCGCGTGTGCGCTCGGGTCTCTGGTGCTGCCGGCCCGCCGCGTCGCCTGA
- a CDS encoding MFS transporter, translating to MTTSGADDHHSVRVRTGGSRPSTRFWLVTSFLTLGGLLFGYDTGVINGALPSLTGDLGISGAFEGVVTSALQLGAIAGAVFGGPIGDRLGRRRVVVGVAVLFTLGALGSVLSPTWWVLALFRIVLGLAVGGASVTVPVYLAELAPPHLRGRIVSQNEFMVVFGQFLAFSINAVIAGAHGGESPGTWRWMLAVCLIPAVALWAAMSVVPESPRWLARQGRVDEMLHVLADLRERPAGAGAESNAALRERPAGAGAESSVDTSDPLDHPDSEEVAHVREMAEQDARAASGRLSDIITQPWIRRILWVGVGMAIINQISGINVVQYYGVSILTDAGFTGNTAFVVNLLIGLAGVIGVLLAMVLTRRVRRRRLLTTGLCGTIVSLSVIALVSAFMPDAEPAKRWIVLGAIVVFVGIMQCCIGTMTWLYMSEIFPLQVRGAAMGVATGAQWTMNFLVALLFPPLVDGIGFSLTLTIFIVAQVIAVVWVQLKVPETKDKPLEQIEAEFRAGG from the coding sequence ATGACGACTTCCGGCGCTGACGACCATCACAGCGTCCGCGTGAGGACGGGCGGAAGCCGGCCGAGCACACGGTTCTGGCTGGTCACGTCCTTCCTCACCCTCGGCGGACTGCTCTTCGGCTACGACACAGGTGTGATCAACGGCGCCCTGCCGTCGCTCACGGGGGACCTCGGGATCTCGGGGGCGTTCGAGGGGGTCGTCACGTCGGCCCTGCAGCTCGGCGCGATTGCGGGGGCGGTGTTCGGCGGGCCGATCGGGGACCGCCTCGGCCGGCGGAGGGTCGTCGTCGGCGTGGCGGTGCTGTTCACCCTCGGCGCGCTGGGGTCCGTGCTCTCCCCGACGTGGTGGGTCCTCGCACTGTTCCGCATCGTGCTGGGCCTCGCGGTGGGCGGTGCGTCCGTCACCGTCCCCGTCTACCTCGCGGAACTCGCCCCGCCGCACCTGCGCGGGCGCATCGTCTCGCAGAACGAGTTCATGGTCGTCTTCGGCCAGTTCCTCGCCTTCTCCATCAACGCGGTCATCGCCGGCGCGCACGGCGGTGAATCGCCCGGCACGTGGCGGTGGATGCTCGCCGTGTGCCTCATCCCGGCGGTGGCCCTGTGGGCGGCCATGTCCGTCGTCCCGGAGTCCCCGCGGTGGCTCGCCCGGCAGGGGAGGGTCGACGAGATGCTCCACGTGCTCGCCGACCTGCGGGAACGCCCCGCGGGGGCGGGGGCGGAGAGCAACGCAGCCCTGCGGGAACGTCCCGCGGGGGCAGGGGCGGAGAGCAGCGTCGACACCTCTGACCCCCTCGACCACCCCGACTCGGAGGAGGTCGCCCACGTCCGGGAGATGGCGGAGCAGGACGCGCGCGCGGCGAGCGGGCGGCTGAGCGACATCATCACGCAGCCGTGGATCCGCCGGATCCTGTGGGTCGGCGTGGGGATGGCGATCATCAACCAGATCTCGGGCATCAACGTCGTGCAGTACTACGGCGTCTCGATCCTCACGGACGCAGGTTTCACGGGAAACACCGCGTTCGTCGTGAACCTGCTCATCGGGCTGGCGGGCGTCATCGGCGTGCTGCTGGCGATGGTGCTCACCCGGCGGGTGCGGCGGCGTCGGCTGCTCACCACGGGCCTGTGCGGCACGATCGTGTCACTGAGCGTCATCGCGCTCGTCTCGGCGTTCATGCCGGACGCGGAGCCGGCGAAGCGGTGGATCGTGCTCGGCGCGATCGTCGTGTTCGTCGGGATCATGCAGTGCTGCATCGGCACGATGACGTGGCTCTACATGTCCGAGATCTTCCCGCTCCAGGTCCGCGGGGCCGCGATGGGCGTGGCGACGGGCGCGCAGTGGACGATGAACTTCCTCGTCGCGCTGCTGTTCCCGCCGCTCGTCGACGGCATCGGGTTCTCCCTCACCCTCACGATCTTCATCGTCGCGCAGGTCATCGCCGTCGTGTGGGTCCAGCTGAAGGTCCCGGAGACGAAGGACAAGCCGCTCGAACAGATCGAGGCGGAGTTCCGCGCCGGGGGGTAG
- a CDS encoding GtrA family protein, which translates to MIGKELLRKVSSFVLVGMVGAAVDFSVRSLLLHVGLPGIPARAGSYICGSAVAYYLNSYFTFNGVRSREEKFKAAASYLVCFLTAVAVYDAMRRALTESAADLFWSWFVSQAAATSLNFVMQNVWVFRTRDA; encoded by the coding sequence GTGATCGGAAAAGAGCTGCTCCGGAAGGTCTCTTCCTTTGTCCTGGTGGGCATGGTCGGCGCAGCAGTAGATTTCTCCGTCAGGAGCCTGCTCCTGCATGTCGGTCTTCCGGGAATCCCGGCACGGGCCGGCAGCTACATCTGCGGAAGTGCTGTCGCATACTACTTGAACAGCTATTTCACTTTCAACGGGGTGAGGTCACGAGAAGAAAAGTTCAAGGCCGCCGCGTCCTATCTTGTGTGCTTTCTGACCGCTGTTGCTGTCTATGACGCCATGCGGAGAGCGTTGACGGAGAGCGCGGCTGATCTTTTCTGGTCGTGGTTTGTCTCGCAGGCCGCGGCCACGTCACTGAATTTTGTCATGCAGAACGTCTGGGTCTTCAGGACCCGGGACGCGTGA
- a CDS encoding NAD(P)-binding domain-containing protein, translating into MDDTGRSTDILIIGAGQAGLAVAYYLRRAARRDGPAAPSFVLLDAQSRPGGAWRHYWDSLELFSPADTTVLPGMRMPAHHGPGNPRGRDVVTYLTTYEQRYDLPVRRSTPVTALRAEADGTWTARTPRGDWHARVVVSATGTWTRPAWPSAPVIPGQEDFRGAVTHTVHYRSPAQFAGQHVVVVGGGNSGAQIAAELFLDAHVRVTWAAHRPPAFMPDDVDGRVLFDAGARRALAAVRRQSPDDAARPRTAGDITGDIVVTPPVAAARSAGLRAVPLDSGRLLDDADVLLLCTGFHPELGHLRSPEARLPDGFTLDPHPRTTAAEPTRSAEAEGLYFVGYGDWTGPASATVTGATRTARPAAADILARWASDRP; encoded by the coding sequence ATGGACGACACCGGGCGCAGCACAGACATCCTCATCATCGGGGCAGGTCAGGCGGGCCTGGCCGTCGCCTACTACCTCCGGCGGGCGGCCCGCCGCGACGGCCCAGCCGCCCCGTCGTTCGTGCTGCTCGACGCCCAGTCCCGCCCCGGCGGCGCGTGGCGGCACTACTGGGACAGCCTCGAACTGTTCTCCCCCGCTGACACGACCGTGCTGCCGGGCATGCGGATGCCCGCCCACCACGGACCGGGGAACCCGCGGGGGCGCGACGTCGTCACCTACCTCACCACCTACGAGCAGCGCTACGACCTGCCCGTCCGCCGGTCCACCCCGGTGACGGCCCTGCGCGCGGAGGCGGACGGCACGTGGACCGCGCGGACCCCCCGCGGCGACTGGCACGCTCGTGTTGTCGTGAGTGCGACGGGGACGTGGACCCGCCCCGCGTGGCCGTCGGCCCCTGTCATCCCCGGTCAGGAGGACTTCCGGGGCGCGGTGACCCACACGGTGCACTACCGGTCCCCGGCACAGTTCGCCGGGCAGCACGTGGTCGTCGTCGGGGGCGGGAACTCGGGCGCGCAGATCGCCGCGGAGCTCTTTCTCGACGCCCACGTCCGCGTGACCTGGGCGGCGCACCGGCCGCCGGCGTTCATGCCGGACGACGTCGACGGCCGCGTCCTCTTCGACGCCGGTGCCCGCCGGGCCCTCGCCGCCGTCCGGCGTCAGTCCCCCGACGACGCGGCGCGTCCCCGGACGGCCGGGGACATCACGGGGGACATCGTCGTCACTCCCCCGGTCGCGGCGGCGCGGTCGGCGGGGCTGCGCGCGGTCCCGCTGGACTCCGGGCGGCTCCTCGACGACGCGGACGTGCTGCTCCTGTGCACCGGTTTCCACCCGGAACTCGGGCACCTGCGCTCCCCGGAGGCGCGGCTGCCGGACGGGTTCACCCTCGACCCGCACCCGCGGACGACCGCCGCGGAGCCGACGCGCTCGGCGGAGGCGGAGGGGTTGTACTTCGTGGGCTACGGCGACTGGACCGGGCCGGCGAGCGCGACGGTCACCGGGGCGACCCGCACGGCCCGTCCGGCGGCGGCGGACATTCTCGCGCGGTGGGCGTCGGACCGGCCCTGA
- a CDS encoding peptidylprolyl isomerase: MTIQKTATATLHTNHGDIVLDLYGDQAPKTVKNFIGLAEGTADYSQPNASGTQEGPFYDGSIFHRIIDGFMIQGGDPTGTGTGGPGYRFEDEFHPDLQFDRPFLLAMANAGPGTNGSQFFITVTPTPHLNNHHTIFGEVTDKDSQKVVAKISRVATARGDRPTDDVVIESVDIAS; encoded by the coding sequence GTGACTATTCAGAAGACAGCGACAGCGACCCTCCACACCAACCACGGGGACATCGTCCTCGACCTCTACGGGGACCAGGCCCCCAAGACCGTGAAGAACTTCATCGGTCTCGCCGAGGGCACCGCGGACTACTCCCAGCCGAACGCCTCCGGCACTCAGGAGGGCCCGTTCTACGACGGCTCGATCTTCCACCGCATCATCGACGGGTTCATGATCCAGGGCGGCGACCCGACCGGCACCGGCACCGGCGGCCCGGGCTACCGCTTCGAGGACGAGTTCCACCCGGACCTCCAGTTCGACCGCCCGTTCCTCCTCGCCATGGCGAACGCCGGCCCGGGCACCAACGGCTCCCAGTTCTTCATCACGGTCACGCCGACGCCGCACCTCAACAACCACCACACGATCTTCGGTGAGGTCACGGACAAGGACTCCCAGAAGGTCGTCGCGAAGATCTCCCGCGTCGCCACCGCCCGGGGCGACCGGCCGACGGACGACGTCGTCATCGAGTCCGTCGACATCGCCTCCTAG
- a CDS encoding rhomboid family intramembrane serine protease has product MDRIRHWVSGAPATSVFIIACVVVYLVTAAQSGSLTAPAAGSPLAWDLVVTRPSVEAGGWWRLATSALVHLGVTHIVLNMLLIGLVGRDLERSYGSVVVAVGMLLTAVGGSVGSVLMDPYTAMGGASTIGYGMFAMLVARSASRREDLRGPVTLIIVNLVFTLASPGVSLWGHIGGLVVGAVIGAVLYLGRGRLLRTR; this is encoded by the coding sequence GTGGACCGCATCCGCCACTGGGTGTCCGGGGCACCCGCGACGTCGGTGTTCATCATCGCGTGCGTCGTGGTGTACCTCGTCACGGCCGCGCAGTCCGGCAGTCTCACGGCCCCGGCCGCGGGGAGCCCGCTGGCGTGGGACCTCGTCGTCACCCGCCCGTCCGTCGAGGCCGGGGGGTGGTGGCGGTTGGCGACGAGCGCGCTCGTCCACCTCGGCGTCACCCACATCGTGCTCAACATGCTGCTCATCGGCCTCGTCGGACGGGACCTCGAGCGCAGCTACGGCAGTGTGGTCGTGGCCGTGGGGATGTTGCTCACCGCCGTCGGCGGGAGCGTCGGGTCCGTCCTCATGGACCCGTACACCGCGATGGGAGGGGCCTCGACCATCGGCTACGGCATGTTCGCCATGCTCGTCGCCCGGTCGGCGAGCCGGCGGGAGGACCTCCGCGGTCCCGTGACGCTCATCATCGTGAACCTCGTGTTCACGCTCGCGTCCCCCGGGGTCAGCCTGTGGGGTCACATCGGGGGGCTGGTCGTCGGCGCCGTCATCGGCGCGGTGCTCTACCTCGGGAGAGGTCGGCTGCTGCGGACACGCTGA
- the crgA gene encoding cell division protein CrgA codes for MPKSKITANQADAASVASTSAASEGGPDRRTPVKLNSTGTSRWYLVLMFGLMLLGLAWLVVNYIVGDKIGFFTELGAWNYLIGFGLFIIGLLMSMGWK; via the coding sequence ATGCCAAAGTCCAAGATCACCGCGAACCAGGCCGACGCCGCCTCCGTCGCCTCGACGTCCGCCGCCTCGGAGGGCGGCCCGGATCGCCGGACGCCGGTCAAGCTGAACTCGACGGGGACGTCGCGCTGGTACCTCGTCCTCATGTTCGGGCTCATGCTGCTCGGCCTGGCGTGGCTCGTCGTGAACTACATCGTCGGGGACAAGATCGGGTTCTTCACCGAGCTCGGCGCGTGGAACTACCTCATCGGGTTCGGCCTGTTCATCATCGGCCTGCTCATGTCGATGGGCTGGAAGTAG
- a CDS encoding aminodeoxychorismate/anthranilate synthase component II, which yields MRILVIDNYDSFVYNLVQYLGQLGEECTVLRNDAPELGDPAAGPDGLAPLIGQFDAVLVSPGPSEPTQAGRTLDVIAHCAAHRVPLLGVCLGHQALGHYFGASVVRADELFHGKTSPVTHDGTGVLRGIPSPFTVTRYHSLTVDPATVPDELLVTAHVDSGMIMAMRHRDLPLHSVQFHPESIMTQYGHRLLANWLGEAGATIDEARLSALEEAHAATVPEV from the coding sequence ATGCGCATCCTCGTCATCGACAACTACGACAGCTTCGTCTACAACCTGGTCCAGTACCTGGGCCAGCTCGGCGAGGAATGCACCGTCCTGCGCAACGACGCCCCCGAGCTCGGCGACCCCGCCGCCGGCCCGGACGGGCTCGCGCCGCTCATCGGACAGTTCGACGCCGTCCTCGTCTCCCCCGGGCCGAGCGAACCGACGCAGGCCGGGCGCACCCTCGACGTCATCGCCCACTGCGCCGCGCACCGCGTCCCGCTGCTCGGGGTGTGCCTGGGGCACCAGGCCCTCGGCCACTACTTCGGGGCGTCGGTCGTCAGGGCCGACGAACTCTTCCACGGCAAGACGTCCCCCGTCACCCACGACGGCACCGGCGTCCTGCGCGGAATCCCGTCCCCGTTCACCGTCACGCGGTACCACTCGCTGACCGTCGACCCGGCGACCGTGCCCGACGAGCTGCTGGTCACCGCGCACGTGGACTCCGGGATGATCATGGCGATGCGGCACCGGGACCTGCCGCTGCACAGCGTGCAGTTCCACCCGGAGTCCATCATGACGCAGTACGGGCACCGGCTCCTGGCGAACTGGCTCGGCGAGGCCGGGGCGACGATCGACGAGGCGCGGCTCAGCGCGCTCGAGGAGGCGCACGCCGCGACCGTGCCGGAGGTGTAG
- a CDS encoding ATP-binding cassette domain-containing protein has product MTAELILDSVSVTRGRTPVLHDVSTRFRPGHVHGIIGLNGAGKSTLFQAILGLVPHSGEITFGARPVDPAQVGATINGPAFYPRLTARGNLRVHTLLTGTDPARIDPVLRTVGLDPGGPRAGAFSTGMTVRLALAMALLTDPAVLILDEPQNGLDPQGIRDLRVLVRRLADAGTVVLLSSHHLGEVSRMVDDIGVLAGGRLVYDGPLTDCGRPGENLEDAVLRLSHGDVSGIGGHGGGADRDGGDGMRHLRVEVLRSWLSFTTALPVVVVAAALLAAALRQGGVATGLATLHFYAVGLVMPLAMITAVVTEHRERRLRSGGTLWRPQTVWATHAARLAVATGYAGVGHVLATVILPGFSPPFVALETLVFAGGYAVGLLLWQLFRGLALVVTPLASVAVVGLSFIGVDTDRWYLNPFCWFLRPTLPVFGVEANSLLAAPDSPVLGFSPGAPTLAHLALGAVCFCVAVVLAGRVSVPRPSRVVPRPAPTRPVDPARHTAAAHPVDPVRHTPPPRVSVPRALAPALPWRVWGVLTLGMWAVLALVHQRYGPGTGAAAYGLLAVPVMSSVVGVTGWQSHRDAWRGLVTRPGARRLFPVLFGVLLGVSTVPLLVAGVIAGSTPYQLIVTPGVVAVVLAVTMVCAVASPGAALIVPLFALLWGVVVGGSALAANALWWRTGPWAWVWVVHTHPERWYEITAVTWIVAAVLVAVTGPRMSRHVTA; this is encoded by the coding sequence ATGACAGCAGAGCTCATCCTCGACTCGGTGTCCGTCACCCGGGGCCGCACACCTGTGTTACATGACGTCAGCACCAGGTTCCGTCCCGGCCACGTGCACGGGATCATCGGCCTCAACGGCGCCGGCAAGTCCACCCTGTTCCAGGCGATCCTGGGCCTGGTCCCGCACTCCGGCGAGATCACGTTCGGCGCCCGCCCCGTCGATCCGGCCCAGGTGGGTGCCACGATCAACGGTCCCGCCTTCTACCCGCGGCTCACCGCCCGCGGCAACCTCCGGGTCCACACCCTGCTCACCGGCACGGACCCGGCACGGATCGACCCGGTCCTGCGGACGGTCGGACTCGACCCCGGCGGCCCCCGCGCCGGCGCCTTCTCCACCGGGATGACGGTCCGGCTGGCACTGGCGATGGCGCTGCTCACGGACCCGGCGGTCCTCATTCTCGACGAACCGCAGAACGGCCTGGACCCGCAGGGCATCCGGGACCTCCGCGTGCTCGTCCGTCGGCTGGCCGACGCCGGGACGGTCGTCCTCCTCTCCTCCCACCACCTCGGGGAGGTCAGCCGGATGGTGGACGACATCGGCGTGCTCGCCGGCGGCCGTCTGGTCTACGACGGTCCGCTCACGGACTGCGGGCGACCCGGTGAGAACCTGGAGGACGCCGTCCTGCGTCTGAGTCACGGCGACGTGTCCGGCATCGGGGGGCACGGCGGCGGGGCGGACCGTGACGGGGGGGACGGCATGAGGCACCTCAGGGTCGAGGTCCTGCGCTCGTGGCTCTCCTTCACCACGGCCCTGCCCGTGGTGGTGGTCGCCGCAGCCCTGCTCGCGGCCGCCCTCCGGCAGGGTGGTGTCGCGACCGGTCTGGCGACGCTGCACTTCTACGCTGTGGGTCTCGTCATGCCCCTGGCGATGATCACGGCGGTCGTCACGGAGCACCGTGAGCGACGACTGCGCTCCGGCGGCACGCTGTGGCGACCGCAGACCGTGTGGGCCACCCACGCGGCGCGGCTCGCGGTCGCCACCGGGTACGCCGGGGTCGGCCACGTGCTGGCCACGGTGATCCTGCCCGGATTCTCCCCGCCTTTCGTCGCGCTGGAGACGCTCGTGTTCGCGGGGGGCTACGCGGTGGGGCTGCTGCTGTGGCAGCTGTTCCGCGGTCTCGCGCTGGTCGTGACGCCGCTCGCGTCCGTGGCGGTCGTCGGCCTGTCCTTCATCGGGGTCGACACTGACCGCTGGTACCTCAACCCGTTCTGCTGGTTCCTGCGTCCGACGCTCCCGGTCTTCGGCGTGGAGGCGAACTCCCTGCTCGCGGCCCCGGATTCGCCTGTCCTCGGATTCTCGCCGGGCGCGCCGACGCTGGCGCATCTGGCACTCGGCGCGGTGTGCTTCTGCGTGGCGGTCGTCCTCGCCGGGCGCGTGTCCGTCCCCCGGCCCTCCCGGGTGGTCCCGCGCCCCGCGCCCACACGCCCCGTCGACCCCGCCCGGCACACCGCAGCCGCGCACCCCGTCGACCCCGTCCGGCACACCCCGCCCCCGCGCGTCTCGGTGCCGCGTGCCCTCGCGCCGGCTCTGCCGTGGCGGGTCTGGGGTGTTCTCACGCTGGGCATGTGGGCCGTGCTGGCTCTCGTCCACCAGCGCTACGGCCCCGGGACCGGTGCTGCCGCCTACGGGCTCCTCGCGGTCCCGGTGATGTCGAGCGTGGTCGGCGTCACCGGGTGGCAGTCACACCGCGACGCCTGGCGGGGCCTGGTCACCCGCCCGGGCGCCCGGCGGCTCTTCCCTGTTCTGTTCGGGGTCCTTCTCGGGGTCTCGACGGTGCCCCTCCTCGTCGCCGGCGTGATCGCCGGATCGACGCCCTACCAGCTGATCGTCACCCCGGGCGTCGTGGCCGTCGTTCTCGCGGTGACGATGGTGTGTGCGGTCGCATCCCCCGGGGCCGCGCTCATCGTGCCGCTGTTCGCGCTGCTCTGGGGCGTCGTCGTCGGCGGCAGTGCCCTCGCGGCGAACGCCCTGTGGTGGCGCACCGGCCCGTGGGCCTGGGTGTGGGTGGTCCACACCCACCCGGAACGGTGGTACGAGATCACCGCCGTGACGTGGATCGTCGCCGCCGTCCTCGTCGCGGTCACGGGTCCCCGCATGTCCCGTCACGTCACGGCGTGA
- a CDS encoding response regulator — MTATRTIRVLVAEDQPMIRAAFASLLSAQPDIEVVGTVADGAAAVREAGRLHPAVTLMDIRMPVMDGIAATRGIRAARASNVLVLTTFREESLVLGAVEAGASGFLLKDSDPTVLLTAVHRIAAGEGFLDPAVTPTVLGHVTTTAAPATVPGFTARESEVLALVCEGMGNRDIADRLVVAESTVKTHVKALLGKTGSRDRVGLVVWAARRGLLGSDGPLRGTPPP, encoded by the coding sequence ATGACAGCTACCCGCACCATCCGCGTCCTCGTCGCCGAGGACCAGCCGATGATCCGCGCCGCGTTCGCGTCCCTGCTGTCCGCCCAGCCGGACATCGAGGTCGTGGGCACGGTCGCCGACGGGGCCGCCGCCGTCCGCGAGGCGGGGCGTCTGCACCCGGCGGTGACACTCATGGACATCCGGATGCCCGTCATGGACGGCATCGCCGCCACCCGCGGGATCCGCGCCGCCCGCGCGTCGAACGTCCTGGTCCTCACGACCTTCCGGGAGGAGAGCCTGGTGCTCGGGGCCGTGGAGGCCGGTGCGAGCGGGTTCCTCCTCAAGGACTCGGACCCGACGGTGCTGCTCACGGCTGTGCACCGTATCGCCGCCGGCGAGGGGTTCCTCGACCCGGCGGTCACACCGACCGTGCTCGGGCACGTCACCACGACCGCTGCGCCGGCGACGGTCCCCGGCTTCACCGCCCGGGAGTCGGAGGTCCTGGCTCTGGTGTGCGAGGGCATGGGGAACCGGGACATCGCTGATCGCCTCGTCGTCGCCGAAAGTACCGTGAAGACGCACGTCAAGGCCCTGCTGGGCAAGACCGGGTCACGGGACCGGGTCGGTCTGGTCGTCTGGGCGGCCCGGCGGGGGTTGTTGGGGTCCGACGGCCCCCTCCGCGGGACACCGCCTCCCTGA